The DNA sequence GGGCTTAGGTGAACTTCCAAGCCAGAAGGGATTTAGTTTGTATATGTTATCATAAGTACCTTCACAAATCAATGGATGAAAGAAGGTGGACCTATTTAGGAAACAAGGAAAAAGGCAACATATACCATAAAAGATTTCTTTGcctatttgtttgcttgtttgttctgAGGAGCAGGAATATCCTAGGGCTTAGGACTATCGTTCATGAGTCTCTCATTTCAATATGAGAATTTCAAGAAGCCCGGCTGAGAACATTGTTACAAAACTAGGGCATGAAAGTTTGGTTTCTTTAGATCGTTACCATCCATCACCtcagtttttcttcttaaatatacAGTAAACCTAAGCAGGGCTGGCCCTGGACGTTCAGATTGGGGGCCGCAGTAGCAGAATGACTCCTTCCATAAACATACATCATGCCAGCAGTATCATGATTACAGTAGGAAAATATCTAAATTCATACTAAAATAATGGGAAAAGTCTGACTTTATTCAAATATTGCTTCATTGTTATGAAAGCTAGATCTCTGAATGAAGGGTGCATgattaaatattaaacattacatttttgtaaaaaaagaaatctcaaaactTCAGCTAGACAGAAAGAATATAATTACCCACATCTAATATGGTACTTCCTTCCCACTCAGACAGCATGCATCACTAGGGGCTCAGAGTTATGTTGCCCTAAACTTCACACATTAGGCCAGCCATCCTCATGGTCTAGTTTTTGGAAGTTATTGGAGAATGTGTATTTTCAGTTGGTGGAGCAGGTCCCATACCCACTACAAATGATGGACTCAGTTTGAATCAGTGGTTTACTTATATCCTCCATAGTTTAATGCACATAAAAGACATTCAGTAAACAGGTTTTGGACCAATAGGATCAACCATCAATTTCACtttgaaaagcagaataaaagtATTAAGTGTAGATAGGAAATTGCTGGAAGTCCACAATTCAAACCAACTAAAAGCACTTTAAAAGTAAGATGTTTTCAAACTAGATTTTGacatttccccccacccccaacttttcTGCTTTATCCACAAAATAGTTAAGGATATTTTACCTCTCCCAACCTTTGTTTTTTCACATAATGAAACCAAGCTGCACGATTTTGTTCTGGTTTTACTAGGAAAGGTTTTTCATTGAGTGGAGAAGTAAACGCTGGGTTTACAGCAGCAGTGCCTCTTGGGCAGTTTGTAACTTCTGGTTCGGGAGCTCACGCTGCTTGAGGCCCTGATTATCTGTGATCTTTGGGATCCTGCAAGCCTCAGAGGCCTGGAGGGGGTGCTTGGTAGGGTAAGTGATGGTGGCCACGGTGGAGGGGCTGGGCCTCAGCCTTGAGTGACCTCCACACTTCAACTTTTCTCTGGGTTATAAGTGAAGCTTCATTACAAAGGATCCTCCTGCTTTGAAAATCACTGATTTCAAAAGTACGATGGTCTGAATAAAGACGATTCTCTTACCATTATGAACACCATGctaatcttttcctttctgacCTCTTCACCGTTCTCCTTTCCAGTTAGCCTCTGCTGACTGCGGTGTGAGGTGAATAAATTCCGTCTAAAATACCTGCAGCCATAAAACTGAAATTGTGTGTCTCCTATGTCCTTTCCTTTTCGCAATAAAAACCAACATTTGAGTGTTGGGAACTATTAGGTCCATAAGGAAAACAATTTACCAGGTAGACCATCCATCAGGGCCTCACAAGCAGCGGTATCTTAAATGCCTCAGCTGCATGACCGAGGAACAGAGCAATATCAAGGGAGAGGACCACTCGAGGGCCGTGAGTCTTGTTCGTTGTTTCCCTGTCCTAACAGCCCAGAGGTATTCATAGGAAATTCCAGATGGCTTACTTGTCTCAAACAGAAAGGGAGTCTTAAGTAGACTGGGATCAGATGCAGTCAGTGTTACTCTCTGCATCAAGCAGAAGAAGCAGTTAGCATCAGTCAACAATTGTTAAGTAAGTAGACTGACTGGTTGATAAGTTTAGTTATCAGCCTGACAGTTAGTTTACTTTAATGAGGTCTGTTGCTTCAGTGGTTATTAGAATCGTACTGGTATCTTACGGACTCTGGCGGTAGACTCACCTAAGCTTGTTTACTCGTTGTTACCAGGATTGGCTGACGGTTTGCAGGATACATTTACTTTACACGCTTGAACAAAGCACAAAGCAGTGAGGGTTTAAAAGAAGTTTTGAGGGTTCAGTGGTCACCAGGGAACCTTGGGGGGATACCATTTAAAGCAATGGTCCCCTGCctttttttggcaccagggaccagtttcatggaagacagtttttccatggacgaggatggagggagggatggtTTGGGGGTGATTCAAGTGCATGACATTTATTGCACactttattattacatcagctccacctcaaatTATGGGGCCTTTGATCCCGGAGGTTGGAGATTCTCCTCTGTAAAGAACCTGTCCCCTTTGCAACTGTGGTCTTAGGAAACGGTACTCTAATCAGAAATTCCATCAGTGTGGTTCCTTAGTGGGATGTGGATATGCCTTCTTCCACACTGACTACAGCTGCGAACAGACATTAGGCCTAGATTTATTTTATGGCCTGACACAGCATATTTTCTTTCCACATAACTCAATTAACTTTCATTTCCCTGAGTCCTTTAATAAGACTTAAGAAttctctctaaaaaataaaaatggaaccaCAGTAGCCCTACATCACCAGTGGTGATATTATGTCCTTAGTGTAATTCCACAGCGGGATATGGGAGTTGGAGATTTCAATAACATTCGCGCACCTTTTACATCAATTTGATTGATTCGCTTTTTAAGATGCGATTGTAAAAAACCTCTCCTTGCCTTGTAGGCAAGACTCGGAAAACCGGCCTCTCTGCCAAGTCATCAACCGAGTCCAGCCTGAAGTCTTTCAACAGGAACCAGCTGGGCAACTACCCAACCTTGCCTTTGACGAAGTCAGTGGACGCTCtgaagcagggaggggaggggaggctgggcggTGGTCTCACCCCTCTGGCCTCCCAGAGCTGTGATCCCCCGTGTGTGACTGATTTGAATAAAAACCGAAGGAGTCTCCCCGTTTCCATCTGCCGGAGCTGTGAGACCCTGGAGGGCCCCCAGACCGTGGAGACTTGGCCCCGGTCCCACTCCCTGGACGACCTTCAAGGAGAGCCCGAGAAAGACGTGCCTGGCGAGGTGACAGGACCCTGCCCTCAGACTGTACCTGAAGTGCCACAAAAGACAGCCCCCTGCGTCACAACGGTTCCGGGCCCCAAACGAGAGTCTGCTGTTGACGATGCATTGCTACTGACCCAAAGCAAGAGGTTTTCTGAACCTCAGAAAACGACTACTAAGAAACTGGATGGCCCGATGGGGCCCTTTTCACGGGGTACATCCCCCCCTCCGTGTTTGCCCAAAACCTTCGACGCCCAACCGCCTGCCGTTAAACCCAGTTTAACACGGACGCCTCTGGAGGGTCACAGGAAAGGACTCGATTTCGAAGGGACACATCACCCCGCGGGCACCAAAGAAGGCCTGGATGCTGAGCAGAGGGGCCCCGAGGCCAGAATGCAGGCCAAACCTCCCGTCCAGCCTCCGCCCGTTCCCGCCAAGAAGAGCAGGGAGCGCCTCGCCAACGGGCTGCATCCTGTCCCTCCTGGTCCCCCCGGCGGCCCCGGCCCCGACGCACCGGGCCTGCCGCTTAAAAAGGGCAGCCCCGGCGGCCCCAGTGACTGTCCCTCGGCGGCAGCGGTGGCCAGGCCTCCCCCGGGGCCGGAGCCGGGCAGCCCGCCAAGCACCAGGCCACCACCCTGGCTGTCGGAGCTGCCCGAGAGCGCCAGCCTCCAGGAACACGGCGTGCGGCTCGGGCCAGCGCTGGCCAGGAAGGTCTCCTGCGCCCGCGGGCTGGACCTGGAAATGCTGACCGAGAACAAGCTGCGGGCGGAAGGCATTGATCTCACCGAGGAGCCCTATTCTGATAAGGTATCCGAGGCCCTGGCCCCCCAGCCCCATAAGTTGGGGGTGCCAGGCGGGAACAATGTCATTGCCCTCCGACGGCAGCTGGTGGCAGACAGTGACAGGGCAGGGGGTCCTTGTCACCCCGCGCTGGGCGTTCAGATGAACAGGGAGCACAGTGCCCAGATTAAATGCAAACACGGCCTTAGGggctttcttctttcccttctcttctttcacttgtttgtatttaattttggCCAACTGTTCTTTGCCAGGAGAACTATATCAGTCATTACTAGAACCTGGTCCTGAAACAAAGCTCCAGTTTCCATGTGTTACTCAACatctttgtatttaaattttaacaaatcCCCATTTCCTTTCACTGGATGTAAAATTGAATTAATAATAACCTTCATAAGTACCTCTTAGAAGTGTTAATAGGAACAAATGttaataatataaatgtaaatctaCTTTGAAAACTGTGGAGCCCTATTCAGATGtaaatgggacttcccaggtgacactcgtggtaaagaacccgcctgccagtgcaggaaataaaagagatgcaggtttgacccctgggtcaggaaggtctcctggagaaggagatcttacctggagaatcccatggacagaggagcctgatgggccccagtcccatggggtcgcaaagagttggacatgactgaagctacttagcatcaTTCAGATGTAATAATTATACTGTCTGATATCTGTATGGGTAACTGGGGATAAAAGACTATATAAAATACCCCATTGTACCAAAAACATTGAGAACTATAATGAAAACTCACTTCTCAtttgcaaaaaacacaaacacgtaGAACTGTGTGTGTCTACGCTCAGTCGCTTAGTCcttttcaactctttgagacactgtggactatagccggccaagctcctctatccgtggaattttcccggcaggaacactggagtgggttgccatttccagctccaggggatcttccccacccagggattgaacctaagtctccagcattgcaggaggatcCTTACctctgagccgctagggaagcccagagtagACCTACCAATATCAAAATAACTTTGAAGACAAATGCATGAAAATAGATGTATGTTAGTCCTAGAAATTCATGAATTGTTCTAATGCATTCCTGAGAGTCTTTGTTATAAGTGCCTTATGACCTTGAATGCCTTATGATAAGATactcctcctctgccttcttaATATTTAGTGAATGAATCCCTTTGAGTGGAAAGCAGTGGGAATTCTACTGTACAGTAAATGCTGGCCTAGTATAACTCTTTGTAGCTGAGGGACCAACAGTGGATGATCTATAGAGCACAAGTTTGCCCTTCAATAACCTTTTGCAAAATGATCACATAGAGTAGACCTTAGACCCCACAATGGAGGGTGATTGTGTTCTACTTTAACCATCTTTCAAGACATATTTCCAGAGCTCATCACTACCTAAAAgataaagatgtaaaatattcTCTCTAAAATAGTTGTCTTGatactaaagaaaatatattcacttCAAATTTAAACTGTTGGTCCTACTTTCTAGTAGCTAAATGTCTTATCTTACCTTATGTTTGCTGttcttggagaaagaaaaagatcctCGCAACCCTTGCTAAGAGATTTCTGTTCTTGCTCGCAGCACGGCCGCTGTGGGATTCCTGAGGCCCTGGTACAGAGGTATGCAGAAGACTTAGACCAGCCGGAAAGGGATGTCGCCACCAACATGGACCAGATCCGTGTCAAGCTGCTTCGGAAGCAGCATCGCATGGCGGTGAGCAGCCCACGGTTCAGGGCCCCTCTCTTCCCGATTTCTGAAGTCCATTCAGTCATAGGGCTTAATGATGGGCATGCTGGCAGCCACTGAGCAGGGTTCCTTATAAGATACCAAAGGGAGACACCAGGGGGAAAGTAATACGTATTCAGCctgcagagttttaaaaatacagttttggaaagaaaaagatgaaaattatcCATAATCCCAgcactgtgggggaaaaaaaaatccatttagttATTTCTCTGCACGTGTATAATAGTACGTGTACAGTTTGGAAACTTTAATGTTTTCAGCTATCAGATTGTGAACCTATTTCTTTGTTactgaaaatttttttatattgttcatGTCTCAAAGTGTTCTAGTAGGTGTGTCTTAGTTCAGCTAATTCCATATTGTTAagacttttagatttttttcccaaacttttattttaaataattgagtGAGGAATGTCTTGGTTAATAAATTCTATAGACTTTGTTGACTAATTTCTGAGGATACAGTCCTTCAAGAGGATTTGCTTCATTAAGACTCCAGAAAATCTCAAGGATTTGCACATTTGGTGGTAAATTGCCTTTCTGAGAGGAATCTCACTTGGCCTTCACAGGAGTCAAGTATAAATGTCCATTTCCCTGCCCTAGCCAACATTTATTATTGTATTTCTAATTCTTTATAATtatattgattaattttaattaatgcttaatttaataaatgtttaattttctggATGTTAATGTAGAttcaaaatacagaagaaaatctACTTTATATGAGTATCATTGCTTTTCTGGGTATCTTGTTTTTTCACACTATCACATAGGTTTGCTTCTTCGGTCACTATAGGGATCATTGATTGAAGAGTGTGACCAACCATGAGACAAAATAGCCAGAAACACAAATGGTGACAGTTCGGAGATGTCCACACATAATTGGGGTTAGATCTAATTCCAAGTACCTTCTGGGACCTCAGACACTTTCTTGAGGATTTGTCTCACCTTGAGAAGCCAAGAAAGAATTCTTGATGCTTTGACATCTCATGGTATTATCCCTTTCTGATAGTGTAGTATTAAATGTAAGATTTCAGTAGCCCTCCTCTTAGGCAGAGAAGAAAGAGCTCTCCAGTGGCACCCGTCAAATCCTGCTGAAATCGCTTTCTCTGTTTACCTAGATCCCAAGCGGCGGACTCACAGAAATCTGCAGGAAGCCGCTGTCTCCTGGCTGCGTGTCGTCCGTGTCGGATTGGCTGATTTCCATCGGTCTGCCCATGTATGCCAGCGCCCTCTCTGAGGCGGGCTTTAGCACCCTGGGCCAAGTGCCTTCTCTGTCCCACACTTGCCTTCAGGAGGCTGGCATCACAGAGGAGAGACACATAAGCAAGCTCGTGTCTGCAGCCAGACTCTTCAAACTGCCACCAGGCCCCGAGGCCATGTAGCCAGGCCTGAGATGGGCCTGCCTGGACAAGAGCCACCCGTTCACTGTGTTCACGATGCTGATGCAATTCCTCCCTGGCTGGCCATGCAGACCAGACCCAGGAGAAAGGCCCAGTGTGTTGCCAACAGAACTCGGAATCTTGGCACGGGACTGATGACCTTCTCTTCTCCAGAAAAGCCCCCCTCCGGGAAATTGGTGTGGTTCTCTGTGACCCCCCCAAAGAAAAGACAAGcacttagttttgttttcaggATATAGGAGAACCAAGATGCTGACTTGCCACAAATGCTTTGCCCACAGCCTGTCTTGGTGCACTGGgcgagggcagagggcagggggagaggctGCCTGTCCCATTTCTCAGCATGCTCCTCACCCTTCCGTCACCCTGCAGGGTTCCTGAGGCCCAGACGGGCTTTAGCCAGGCCAAAGTAACAGCCTCGGGAGTGATTGTACACTATTGACCAGGCTCATGTGTTCAAAAGTAAGAAAATCTGGCTGCACTGGAAAAAGAAAGCCCTATTCTCATTTAGGTAAACAAGAGACGTTTTAATAATTGCTTTCTAGCAAATCAGCATTTATTTGCCTTAACGTAAGCTTTTAAGCAGTTATCTAACCTAGTGTTCACTACCTTGTAACCGTAGTTCCAGATCCTCAGCTTAGACTGCCACCTAACGTATGTGGGATGTTTCCAACAGAAATGGGCTTTTCTAATTGTCTCACTCTGATGTGGCTTATTTTATAGGGGTGTTTATCAGGCCAGACTCATGTTGACTTTCAGATTTTAAACTAACTACAAATCTGGTAAAAAGCTCGCTGAAATTCACAAAGATGTCATGTGTGAgagtatgtttgtgtgtttgaGGTTATGATCtttcattttaatcagtttagTGTTAACATGTTGGTCACTGTGCTGCAGTATTGACTTGGAATCTTGACCATGTCCATTCCAAAATCGGTCATTGGGTAACAGATCACCTTTGCAAAAAGTCATTGTAAGTTGAATATTTAAGGAAGATGTTCTTTAAAGGGACATAGTgtgtaagatattttaaaagatttttttcttggttttacagttaaaatactgttttccatcTTATTTAGGTAATTCACTTAAATATAATAAAGGTTCATTATGGAGCCAAACAAACTACATTGGCCATGTATTAAATAGTtgtatatt is a window from the Cervus canadensis isolate Bull #8, Minnesota chromosome 33, ASM1932006v1, whole genome shotgun sequence genome containing:
- the SASH1 gene encoding SAM and SH3 domain-containing protein 1 isoform X4 — protein: MPKPSREQSEDETEESVKFKRLHKLVNSTRRVRKKLIRVEEMKKPSTEGGEEQVFENSPVPDERSALYSGVHKKPFFFDASPEKPPEDDSDSLTTSPSSSSLDTWGAGRKLVKTFSKGDSRGLIKPAKKMGTFFSYPEDDKAQKVSRSLTEGEMKKGLGSLSHGRTCSFGGFDLTNRSLHIGSNNSDPMGKEGDFVYKEVIKSPTASRISLGKKVKSVKETMRKRMSKKYSSSVSEQDSGLDGMPGSPPSSQPDSEHMDKPKLKAGGSVESLRSSLSGQSSMSGQTVSTTDSSTSNRESVKSEDGDDEEPPYRGPFCGRARVHTDFTPSPYDTDSLKLKKGDIIDIISKPPMGTWMGLLNNKVGTFKFIYVDVLNEEEEKPKRATRRRRKGRPPQPKSVEDLLDRINLKEHMPTFLFNGYEDLDTFKLLEEEDLDELNIRDPEHRAVLLTAVELLQEYDSNSDQSGSQEKLLVDSQGLSGCSPRDSGCYESSENLENGKTRKTGLSAKSSTESSLKSFNRNQLGNYPTLPLTKSVDALKQGGEGRLGGGLTPLASQSCDPPCVTDLNKNRRSLPVSICRSCETLEGPQTVETWPRSHSLDDLQGEPEKDVPGEVTGPCPQTVPEVPQKTAPCVTTVPGPKRESAVDDALLLTQSKRFSEPQKTTTKKLDGPMGPFSRGTSPPPCLPKTFDAQPPAVKPSLTRTPLEGHRKGLDFEGTHHPAGTKEGLDAEQRGPEARMQAKPPVQPPPVPAKKSRERLANGLHPVPPGPPGGPGPDAPGLPLKKGSPGGPSDCPSAAAVARPPPGPEPGSPPSTRPPPWLSELPESASLQEHGVRLGPALARKVSCARGLDLEMLTENKLRAEGIDLTEEPYSDKHGRCGIPEALVQRYAEDLDQPERDVATNMDQIRVKLLRKQHRMAIPSGGLTEICRKPLSPGCVSSVSDWLISIGLPMYASALSEAGFSTLGQVPSLSHTCLQEAGITEERHISKLVSAARLFKLPPGPEAM
- the SASH1 gene encoding SAM and SH3 domain-containing protein 1 isoform X5, with amino-acid sequence MAEKSREQSEDETEESVKFKRLHKLVNSTRRVRKKLIRVEEMKKPSTEGGEEQVFENSPVPDERSALYSGVHKKPFFFDASPEKPPEDDSDSLTTSPSSSSLDTWGAGRKLVKTFSKGDSRGLIKPAKKMGTFFSYPEDDKAQKVSRSLTEGEMKKGLGSLSHGRTCSFGGFDLTNRSLHIGSNNSDPMGKEGDFVYKEVIKSPTASRISLGKKVKSVKETMRKRMSKKYSSSVSEQDSGLDGMPGSPPSSQPDSEHMDKPKLKAGGSVESLRSSLSGQSSMSGQTVSTTDSSTSNRESVKSEDGDDEEPPYRGPFCGRARVHTDFTPSPYDTDSLKLKKGDIIDIISKPPMGTWMGLLNNKVGTFKFIYVDVLNEEEEKPKRATRRRRKGRPPQPKSVEDLLDRINLKEHMPTFLFNGYEDLDTFKLLEEEDLDELNIRDPEHRAVLLTAVELLQEYDSNSDQSGSQEKLLVDSQGLSGCSPRDSGCYESSENLENGKTRKTGLSAKSSTESSLKSFNRNQLGNYPTLPLTKSVDALKQGGEGRLGGGLTPLASQSCDPPCVTDLNKNRRSLPVSICRSCETLEGPQTVETWPRSHSLDDLQGEPEKDVPGEVTGPCPQTVPEVPQKTAPCVTTVPGPKRESAVDDALLLTQSKRFSEPQKTTTKKLDGPMGPFSRGTSPPPCLPKTFDAQPPAVKPSLTRTPLEGHRKGLDFEGTHHPAGTKEGLDAEQRGPEARMQAKPPVQPPPVPAKKSRERLANGLHPVPPGPPGGPGPDAPGLPLKKGSPGGPSDCPSAAAVARPPPGPEPGSPPSTRPPPWLSELPESASLQEHGVRLGPALARKVSCARGLDLEMLTENKLRAEGIDLTEEPYSDKHGRCGIPEALVQRYAEDLDQPERDVATNMDQIRVKLLRKQHRMAIPSGGLTEICRKPLSPGCVSSVSDWLISIGLPMYASALSEAGFSTLGQVPSLSHTCLQEAGITEERHISKLVSAARLFKLPPGPEAM
- the SASH1 gene encoding SAM and SH3 domain-containing protein 1 isoform X6: MMSREQSEDETEESVKFKRLHKLVNSTRRVRKKLIRVEEMKKPSTEGGEEQVFENSPVPDERSALYSGVHKKPFFFDASPEKPPEDDSDSLTTSPSSSSLDTWGAGRKLVKTFSKGDSRGLIKPAKKMGTFFSYPEDDKAQKVSRSLTEGEMKKGLGSLSHGRTCSFGGFDLTNRSLHIGSNNSDPMGKEGDFVYKEVIKSPTASRISLGKKVKSVKETMRKRMSKKYSSSVSEQDSGLDGMPGSPPSSQPDSEHMDKPKLKAGGSVESLRSSLSGQSSMSGQTVSTTDSSTSNRESVKSEDGDDEEPPYRGPFCGRARVHTDFTPSPYDTDSLKLKKGDIIDIISKPPMGTWMGLLNNKVGTFKFIYVDVLNEEEEKPKRATRRRRKGRPPQPKSVEDLLDRINLKEHMPTFLFNGYEDLDTFKLLEEEDLDELNIRDPEHRAVLLTAVELLQEYDSNSDQSGSQEKLLVDSQGLSGCSPRDSGCYESSENLENGKTRKTGLSAKSSTESSLKSFNRNQLGNYPTLPLTKSVDALKQGGEGRLGGGLTPLASQSCDPPCVTDLNKNRRSLPVSICRSCETLEGPQTVETWPRSHSLDDLQGEPEKDVPGEVTGPCPQTVPEVPQKTAPCVTTVPGPKRESAVDDALLLTQSKRFSEPQKTTTKKLDGPMGPFSRGTSPPPCLPKTFDAQPPAVKPSLTRTPLEGHRKGLDFEGTHHPAGTKEGLDAEQRGPEARMQAKPPVQPPPVPAKKSRERLANGLHPVPPGPPGGPGPDAPGLPLKKGSPGGPSDCPSAAAVARPPPGPEPGSPPSTRPPPWLSELPESASLQEHGVRLGPALARKVSCARGLDLEMLTENKLRAEGIDLTEEPYSDKHGRCGIPEALVQRYAEDLDQPERDVATNMDQIRVKLLRKQHRMAIPSGGLTEICRKPLSPGCVSSVSDWLISIGLPMYASALSEAGFSTLGQVPSLSHTCLQEAGITEERHISKLVSAARLFKLPPGPEAM